Proteins from a genomic interval of Chanos chanos chromosome 3, fChaCha1.1, whole genome shotgun sequence:
- the tead3a gene encoding transcriptional enhancer factor TEF-5 isoform X1, with translation MDGDAEGVWSPDIEQSFQEALAIYPPCGRRKIILSDEGKMYGRNELIARYIKLRTGKTRTRKQVSSHIQVLARKKVREYQAGLKAMNLDQVSKDKALQSMAALSSAQIVSASVMKNQLPPLPQSPYPPSARFWPGPIPGQPGPSQDIKPFTQNPYSGLPAPVPTPISSYEPLPTTLPPNTVPVWQDRTIASSKLRLLEYSAFMELQRDPDTYSKHLFVHIGQTNPSYSDPILEAVDIRQIYDKFPDKKGGLKELYENGPQNAFFLVKFWADLNSGGVQDGPGSFYGVSSQYSSTENMTISVSTKVCSFGKQVVEKVETEYGHMEGGRCVFRIHRSPMCEYMINFIHKLKHLPEKYMMNSVLENFTILQVVTNRDTQETLLCIAFVFEVSMSEHGAQYHVYRLVKD, from the exons ATGGATGGGGACGCGGAGGGGGTATGGAGCCCAGACATCGAACAGAGCTTCCAGGAGGCTCTGGCTATCTACCCACCCTGTGGCCGCAGGAAGATCATCCTCTCAGATGAGGGAAAGATGTATG gTCGTAATGAGCTGATAGCCAGATACATCAAGCTACGGACAGGGAAAACCCGCACACGCAAACAG GTGTCTAGTCACATACAGGTGTTAGCTCGGAAGAAAGTGCGGGAATACCAGGCAGGTCTAAAG GCCATGAACTTG gATCAGGTCTCTAAAGACAAAGCTCTTCAAAGCATGGCTGCACTCTCGTCTGCTCAGATCGTTTCAGCCAGTGTGATGAAGAACCAACTTCCTCCCCTTCCCCAGTCACCATATCCTCCCTCAGCCAGG TTCTGGCCTGGTCCAATCCCAGGGCAGCCCGGACCCTCCCAAGA CATCAAACCTTTTACACAAAACCCGTACTCAGGTTTACCAGCCCCAGTGCCAACACCCATCTCCA GCTATGAACCCCTACCCaccaccctccccccaaacaCAGTGCCTGTGTGGCAGGACCGAACCATTGCCTCCTCCAAACTACGGCTGCTGGAGTACTCAGCGTTCATGGAGCTCCAGAGAGACCCGGATACT TACAGTAAACATCTGTTTGTACACATCGGCCAGACAAACCCCTCTTACAGCGACCCGATTTTGGAGGCGGTGGATATCAGACAGATCTATGATAAGTTTCCGGACAAGAAGGGAGGACTAAAGGAGCTTTATGAGAACGGCCCACAGAATGCCTTCTTCCTAGTCAAGTTCTGG GCGGATCTGAATAGTGGAGGAGTTCAGGATGGTCCCGGATCATTCTATGGCGTGAGCAGTCAGTACAGCAGTACCGAGAATATGaccatctctgtctccaccaAGGTCTGCTCCTTTGGCAAACAGGTGGTGGAGAAAGTGGAG ACAGAATACGGGCATATGGAGGGAGGTCGATGTGTCTTTAGGATCCATCGCTCTCCCATGTGTGAGTACATGATCAACTTTATccacaaactcaaacacctgCCAGAGAAATACATGATGAACAGCGTCTTGGAGAACTTCACTATCCTACAG gTTGTTACTAACAGGGACACGCAGGAGACATTGTTGTGTATTGCCTTTGTTTTTGAAGTTTCCATGAGCGAGCATGGGGCACAGTACCATGTTTACCGACTGGTGAAGGACTGA
- the tead3a gene encoding transcriptional enhancer factor TEF-5 isoform X2 produces MDGDAEGVWSPDIEQSFQEALAIYPPCGRRKIILSDEGKMYGRNELIARYIKLRTGKTRTRKQVSSHLQVLARRKSREIQSKLKDQVSKDKALQSMAALSSAQIVSASVMKNQLPPLPQSPYPPSARFWPGPIPGQPGPSQDIKPFTQNPYSGLPAPVPTPISSYEPLPTTLPPNTVPVWQDRTIASSKLRLLEYSAFMELQRDPDTYSKHLFVHIGQTNPSYSDPILEAVDIRQIYDKFPDKKGGLKELYENGPQNAFFLVKFWADLNSGGVQDGPGSFYGVSSQYSSTENMTISVSTKVCSFGKQVVEKVETEYGHMEGGRCVFRIHRSPMCEYMINFIHKLKHLPEKYMMNSVLENFTILQVVTNRDTQETLLCIAFVFEVSMSEHGAQYHVYRLVKD; encoded by the exons ATGGATGGGGACGCGGAGGGGGTATGGAGCCCAGACATCGAACAGAGCTTCCAGGAGGCTCTGGCTATCTACCCACCCTGTGGCCGCAGGAAGATCATCCTCTCAGATGAGGGAAAGATGTATG gTCGTAATGAGCTGATAGCCAGATACATCAAGCTACGGACAGGGAAAACCCGCACACGCAAACAG GTGTCTAGTCATCTGCAGGTTCTTGCTCGGAGGAAGTCACGTGAGATTCAGTCTAAACTGAAG gATCAGGTCTCTAAAGACAAAGCTCTTCAAAGCATGGCTGCACTCTCGTCTGCTCAGATCGTTTCAGCCAGTGTGATGAAGAACCAACTTCCTCCCCTTCCCCAGTCACCATATCCTCCCTCAGCCAGG TTCTGGCCTGGTCCAATCCCAGGGCAGCCCGGACCCTCCCAAGA CATCAAACCTTTTACACAAAACCCGTACTCAGGTTTACCAGCCCCAGTGCCAACACCCATCTCCA GCTATGAACCCCTACCCaccaccctccccccaaacaCAGTGCCTGTGTGGCAGGACCGAACCATTGCCTCCTCCAAACTACGGCTGCTGGAGTACTCAGCGTTCATGGAGCTCCAGAGAGACCCGGATACT TACAGTAAACATCTGTTTGTACACATCGGCCAGACAAACCCCTCTTACAGCGACCCGATTTTGGAGGCGGTGGATATCAGACAGATCTATGATAAGTTTCCGGACAAGAAGGGAGGACTAAAGGAGCTTTATGAGAACGGCCCACAGAATGCCTTCTTCCTAGTCAAGTTCTGG GCGGATCTGAATAGTGGAGGAGTTCAGGATGGTCCCGGATCATTCTATGGCGTGAGCAGTCAGTACAGCAGTACCGAGAATATGaccatctctgtctccaccaAGGTCTGCTCCTTTGGCAAACAGGTGGTGGAGAAAGTGGAG ACAGAATACGGGCATATGGAGGGAGGTCGATGTGTCTTTAGGATCCATCGCTCTCCCATGTGTGAGTACATGATCAACTTTATccacaaactcaaacacctgCCAGAGAAATACATGATGAACAGCGTCTTGGAGAACTTCACTATCCTACAG gTTGTTACTAACAGGGACACGCAGGAGACATTGTTGTGTATTGCCTTTGTTTTTGAAGTTTCCATGAGCGAGCATGGGGCACAGTACCATGTTTACCGACTGGTGAAGGACTGA